The following proteins are encoded in a genomic region of Paenibacillus sp. FSL H3-0469:
- a CDS encoding amino acid ABC transporter permease gives MGEIFDIHAVFSAIPRLLEVLPVSLQITVISMIVGLVFALLFAIIRMRRIPVLSQLVTVFISFIRGTPIIVQLYLTYNGIPLLLKFINQQYGTDYNINAIPAMIFVLVTFAFNEAAYNSETIRAALQSVNKGQIEAAESLGMTYLQVLRRVIVPQALVVAIPPLGNALIGLLKGTSLAFVAGVIEMTAKGKIISGSNFRFFEVYLALAIIYWVMTILIEQLLRFLEKRFSIPDSAAGAMNRGWFSWGRREI, from the coding sequence ATGGGAGAGATTTTTGATATTCACGCGGTGTTCTCAGCGATTCCTCGCCTGTTAGAGGTCCTTCCTGTGAGTCTGCAGATTACGGTCATCTCGATGATCGTTGGCCTTGTGTTTGCTCTGTTGTTCGCCATTATCCGTATGCGCCGGATTCCCGTGCTAAGCCAGCTAGTCACAGTCTTCATCTCGTTCATCCGGGGAACGCCGATCATTGTGCAGCTGTATCTGACCTATAACGGAATTCCGTTGTTACTCAAATTCATTAATCAGCAGTACGGGACGGATTATAATATCAATGCCATTCCGGCGATGATCTTCGTACTGGTCACCTTCGCATTCAATGAAGCGGCGTACAACTCGGAGACGATCCGTGCTGCGCTGCAATCGGTCAACAAGGGCCAGATTGAGGCCGCTGAATCCCTGGGGATGACGTATCTTCAGGTGCTCAGAAGGGTCATCGTTCCGCAGGCGCTGGTGGTGGCGATACCGCCGCTGGGCAATGCCCTGATCGGACTGCTCAAGGGGACCTCCCTGGCCTTCGTTGCGGGTGTGATCGAAATGACAGCCAAGGGTAAAATCATCTCCGGCAGCAACTTCCGCTTCTTCGAGGTGTATCTTGCGCTGGCGATCATCTACTGGGTCATGACGATTCTGATTGAGCAGCTTCTGAGATTCCTGGAGAAAAGATTCTCCATTCCGGACTCCGCTGCCGGGGCCATGAACCGCGGCTGGTTCTCTTGGGGAAGGAGAGAGATCTGA
- a CDS encoding AraC family transcriptional regulator ligand-binding domain-containing protein — MNARIANRIKIAPGFWTSLSGIGIEPIDVARQAGLPMTVINGPDVSTAQYYAIWQAYSELSVDVAAGIVKLATSYETAHYPPAVLATFHALDFRDALNRMVRYKQMCPPESLRIREEGSQCLIELEWQHSEQPGPPVLVGITLAYLLELGRRGTGHYLSACSVEFVHPIGDVQALEDYFGCRVKTGTDRNRLTLNRDDLNRPFVSYNEELLDILTPALDRSLDEHNGRRTMIDHVKWILSRCLTRGRIDIHTVAGELGMSGRTLQRRLTDEGASFTQLISQTRHEQALVYLADMSLEIKEVAFLVGYEDQNSFYRAFRSWEGETPANWRTAQEYRRPPLVTD; from the coding sequence ATGAACGCCCGTATTGCAAATCGAATCAAAATCGCTCCAGGCTTCTGGACGAGTCTGAGTGGAATCGGGATAGAACCCATTGACGTTGCGCGCCAAGCTGGTCTACCAATGACCGTAATTAACGGACCGGACGTCTCAACCGCTCAATATTATGCCATCTGGCAAGCTTATTCCGAATTATCCGTGGACGTAGCTGCGGGAATAGTCAAGCTAGCGACCTCGTACGAGACAGCACACTATCCGCCAGCCGTCTTGGCGACCTTTCACGCTCTCGACTTCCGGGATGCACTGAACCGGATGGTGCGCTATAAGCAGATGTGCCCTCCAGAAAGCTTGCGCATTCGGGAAGAAGGCAGTCAGTGCTTGATTGAATTAGAGTGGCAGCATTCGGAACAACCCGGACCTCCGGTGCTTGTCGGCATCACGCTCGCCTATCTGCTTGAGCTTGGGCGCCGGGGAACCGGGCATTACCTGAGCGCTTGTTCCGTCGAATTCGTCCATCCCATAGGCGACGTTCAGGCTCTTGAGGATTATTTCGGCTGCCGGGTGAAGACGGGAACGGACCGCAACCGGCTAACATTGAACCGGGACGATTTGAATCGTCCCTTCGTATCGTACAACGAAGAACTTCTCGACATCCTGACTCCCGCCTTGGATCGTTCGCTGGATGAACATAACGGCAGGCGCACGATGATCGACCATGTCAAATGGATTCTGTCGCGTTGCCTGACGCGAGGACGAATTGACATTCATACCGTTGCCGGTGAGCTGGGGATGAGCGGCCGCACGCTGCAGCGCCGGCTGACAGACGAAGGGGCAAGCTTTACACAACTGATATCGCAGACCCGGCACGAGCAAGCGCTTGTCTATCTGGCAGACATGTCGCTAGAGATCAAAGAGGTCGCCTTCCTTGTAGGCTACGAGGACCAGAATTCATTCTATCGTGCGTTCCGCTCATGGGAAGGGGAGACACCTGCCAATTGGCGCACCGCGCAAGAATATCGGCGTCCCCCGCTAGTTACCGATTAG
- the hflK gene encoding FtsH protease activity modulator HflK, whose product MNQNGDNIPGFKLPKLKPGMYKRIGVGVAAAAVLLYIGATSFYTVQEQERAAILTFGKYTSESSAGLHFKWPYPIQDVITVPAELTQRIHIGYRQEAGGSVPVDEEAMMITGDENIVSADAVVQWKISNIRDYLYNIDDPEQFLRNSASSSIRAVIGSEKLDYAITDGKTVIQDKVRVLLVDLQKKYNTGIQIIDIKFQDIEPPSGQVEEAFREVTNAREEKNTKINNAKKYENDIIPKARGEAQALLERAEGEKKSRILNAQGDVARFNAIFAEYANNKSVTESRLVLETLETILPNAKIFITNSNSDTVNYLPLNELMRSSKENTSAPAATNPPASPAPQGGDAK is encoded by the coding sequence ATGAACCAGAATGGCGATAATATCCCAGGGTTCAAGCTGCCGAAGTTGAAGCCGGGTATGTACAAGAGGATAGGAGTGGGGGTAGCCGCAGCAGCTGTGCTGCTGTATATCGGCGCTACCTCATTCTATACGGTGCAGGAGCAGGAACGTGCGGCTATTCTGACCTTCGGCAAGTATACGAGTGAGAGCTCAGCCGGGCTACATTTTAAATGGCCCTATCCCATCCAGGATGTAATTACCGTGCCTGCCGAGCTGACCCAGCGGATTCATATCGGGTACCGCCAGGAAGCTGGAGGATCTGTGCCCGTGGATGAAGAAGCCATGATGATTACAGGTGATGAGAACATCGTTTCTGCCGACGCTGTAGTCCAGTGGAAGATCAGCAATATCCGTGATTATCTGTATAACATTGATGACCCTGAGCAATTCTTGCGCAACTCGGCCAGCTCCTCGATCCGTGCGGTCATTGGTTCCGAGAAGCTGGACTATGCGATTACCGACGGAAAGACGGTCATTCAGGATAAGGTCCGTGTGCTGCTGGTGGATCTGCAGAAGAAATACAACACCGGCATTCAGATCATCGATATCAAGTTCCAGGATATTGAGCCGCCAAGCGGTCAGGTGGAGGAAGCTTTCCGCGAGGTGACGAACGCCCGTGAAGAGAAGAATACGAAGATCAACAACGCTAAGAAGTATGAGAACGATATCATTCCGAAGGCGCGCGGTGAAGCGCAGGCCCTGCTGGAGCGGGCCGAAGGCGAGAAGAAGTCGCGTATCCTGAATGCGCAGGGGGATGTGGCGCGGTTTAATGCGATTTTTGCCGAATATGCGAATAATAAGAGTGTCACCGAGAGCCGGCTGGTTCTGGAGACCCTGGAGACGATTCTGCCTAACGCCAAGATCTTCATTACCAACTCGAACAGTGATACGGTGAACTATCTGCCGCTGAATGAGCTGATGCGCAGTTCCAAGGAGAACACCTCAGCTCCAGCCGCGACGAATCCGCCTGCCTCACCCGCACCGCAAGGAGGAGATGCCAAGTGA
- a CDS encoding protease modulator HflC produces MKRNPIILLISSIVLIILLAGSMYIVKEGEYKVVLRFGEAMRAVEEPGLKFKLPFVENVSELPKYQMTYESSPTSILTKDQKPIVVDNYTVWRITNASQFLRTVQSVSGGVQRIDEAVYNSVRRKLSEINYENIISEDTGRGNINDEITKDVSDALSRDNYGIEVIDVRIKRTDLPEENKQSVYNRMISDRQSIAARYLSEGDEESKKITSKADRASRELMAQAEADSKKIIAEGEGEAAKIYNLAYGKSPEFYSFYRTLQSYVTTLKNEPVIMIPIDSPYAKILMGTK; encoded by the coding sequence GTGAAAAGAAACCCGATCATCCTATTAATTTCCTCTATCGTCCTGATTATTCTGCTGGCCGGCTCTATGTATATTGTGAAGGAAGGGGAATATAAGGTTGTCCTGCGTTTCGGTGAAGCGATGCGTGCGGTGGAGGAGCCGGGGCTGAAGTTCAAGCTGCCTTTTGTCGAGAATGTCTCGGAGCTGCCCAAGTATCAGATGACGTACGAGAGCTCGCCGACCAGCATTCTGACCAAGGACCAGAAGCCGATTGTGGTCGATAATTATACCGTCTGGAGAATCACCAACGCCTCGCAGTTCCTGAGAACCGTTCAATCGGTCAGCGGCGGGGTCCAGCGTATCGATGAAGCCGTCTATAACTCGGTGCGACGCAAGCTGTCGGAGATCAATTATGAGAATATCATCAGTGAGGATACCGGCCGGGGTAATATTAACGATGAGATTACCAAGGATGTAAGTGACGCGTTGTCCCGTGATAACTACGGCATTGAAGTCATTGACGTACGGATCAAGCGTACCGACCTGCCGGAAGAGAACAAGCAGAGCGTGTACAACCGGATGATCTCGGACCGCCAGTCTATTGCTGCGCGTTACCTGTCTGAAGGGGATGAGGAGTCCAAGAAAATCACCTCCAAGGCGGACCGCGCCTCCCGGGAGCTGATGGCCCAGGCGGAAGCCGACTCTAAGAAGATTATCGCCGAAGGCGAAGGGGAAGCCGCCAAAATCTACAACCTGGCCTATGGCAAATCTCCTGAGTTCTATAGCTTCTACCGCACATTGCAGAGTTATGTGACCACGCTGAAGAATGAGCCGGTCATCATGATCCCGATCGATTCGCCGTATGCGAAGATACTGATGGGCACTAAATAA
- a CDS encoding SDR family NAD(P)-dependent oxidoreductase has translation MDMGLKNKTALVTGSTKGIGKAIAIELAREGAHVLINGRNNDDATRTAAELQAKFPQTRPQHAAADLTDSQQREALFAKFPHIDILVNNMGIYEIMSYDDADDAVWEKYIRTNVLAANSLTKFYLPSMLSRGYGRVIFIASEEAVMPSGQMPQYAVTKSMLLSLSKSLSKLTRGTEVTVNTILPGPTLSENVQQIIGSIYPDEEMTFEAKEKDFMAKNLPQSEIERFIRPSEIGCLAAFLCSPMASAFKGSPIRMDGGMVPTLY, from the coding sequence ATGGATATGGGATTGAAGAATAAGACAGCATTAGTAACAGGTTCTACCAAGGGGATCGGTAAAGCGATAGCTATTGAGCTTGCCAGAGAAGGCGCTCATGTACTCATAAATGGCAGGAACAACGATGACGCTACGCGCACTGCCGCAGAGCTCCAGGCAAAATTCCCGCAGACCCGTCCTCAGCATGCTGCGGCCGATCTCACCGATTCGCAGCAGAGAGAAGCTCTATTCGCGAAATTCCCTCACATCGATATTCTCGTCAACAACATGGGCATCTATGAGATTATGTCTTATGACGACGCAGACGATGCCGTATGGGAGAAATATATCCGCACGAATGTGCTCGCCGCCAACAGCCTTACCAAGTTCTATCTGCCCTCAATGCTGAGCCGCGGATACGGCCGCGTCATCTTTATCGCTAGCGAGGAAGCCGTTATGCCTTCCGGACAGATGCCTCAGTATGCTGTGACCAAATCCATGCTGCTGTCGTTATCCAAGAGCTTGTCCAAGCTGACCCGCGGCACCGAGGTTACCGTCAACACGATCCTGCCGGGTCCGACCCTCTCCGAGAACGTGCAACAGATTATCGGGAGCATTTATCCGGACGAAGAAATGACATTCGAGGCTAAAGAAAAGGACTTTATGGCGAAGAATTTGCCCCAATCCGAAATTGAGCGTTTTATCAGACCTTCCGAGATCGGATGCCTGGCCGCTTTCCTCTGCAGCCCGATGGCCTCAGCGTTCAAGGGCTCTCCCATCCGCATGGACGGAGGAATGGTACCGACCCTATATTAG
- a CDS encoding glycosyltransferase, which translates to MTLNIPLEFAERFAQLGSNTYIGQGGVIESPELISIGNNVSVEAPHYIKTAAIDQQLPHEGPVICIGDGCQINRGVQITASPKIILEPNVLIYSNVQMEGEIAIGEGSWIGANCRLSGNIRIGAGSVVKANSTVLDNVPDYCVVSGNPASIVQVYETASGSWVDVSDHDQAQAVLTARSRLPLLSICIPTYNRAPYLDTCLHSIYSQIGNNELIEVVVSDNASTDATPDVIDKYMSLYSNMRAVRNDTNVGADPNIYFVTTLGRGKFVKMHGDDDYFLPGKIMPLLHVLDSHPECGVIHISIINGNGPPRLDSGISNFLAATTLYGAFISSVVLRREDLEKIENPTLFMASKFNQLYLQYSILKDNPNFCIMYDSMFSYGGAYNPKYSFAEVFFNGYPSILSHFLSSGLTAEDIAREKRQTLYHYTIPWLRNNKATVTTDEFEGIYTKYYHEEPYYEDGLAIMEAIRQS; encoded by the coding sequence TTGACCTTAAATATACCGCTTGAATTCGCTGAGCGATTTGCTCAGCTTGGAAGCAACACTTACATCGGGCAAGGGGGCGTAATTGAGTCTCCAGAGCTAATATCTATAGGCAATAATGTTTCTGTTGAAGCTCCGCACTATATCAAGACAGCAGCCATAGACCAACAGCTTCCTCATGAGGGTCCAGTTATCTGTATAGGAGACGGATGTCAGATCAACAGAGGGGTACAGATCACAGCATCCCCCAAGATTATCTTAGAGCCAAATGTTCTTATCTATTCCAATGTTCAAATGGAAGGTGAAATCGCCATTGGCGAAGGCTCCTGGATCGGAGCAAATTGCCGCCTGTCAGGGAATATACGTATTGGAGCTGGGAGCGTAGTTAAGGCAAACAGTACGGTCTTGGACAATGTTCCCGACTACTGCGTGGTTTCAGGTAATCCCGCATCGATTGTGCAGGTCTATGAGACTGCCTCCGGCAGTTGGGTGGATGTGTCTGATCATGACCAAGCCCAGGCCGTTCTTACTGCCCGAAGCCGTCTCCCCCTGTTATCTATCTGCATCCCGACTTACAACCGTGCGCCTTATCTGGACACCTGCCTTCATTCAATTTACTCACAGATCGGGAATAACGAACTGATCGAAGTAGTGGTATCCGATAATGCCTCTACAGATGCCACACCAGATGTCATAGACAAGTATATGTCCCTTTACTCCAATATGAGAGCAGTTCGAAATGACACTAATGTTGGTGCAGACCCTAATATTTATTTTGTTACAACATTGGGAAGAGGAAAATTTGTGAAAATGCATGGAGATGATGATTATTTTCTCCCCGGCAAGATCATGCCCCTCCTTCATGTACTGGACAGTCATCCGGAATGCGGAGTCATTCATATTAGTATAATAAACGGAAATGGGCCTCCCCGCTTAGACTCTGGGATTAGCAATTTCCTGGCCGCCACCACTCTTTATGGAGCGTTTATCAGTTCAGTTGTATTAAGGCGTGAGGATTTGGAGAAGATCGAGAATCCCACCCTATTTATGGCTTCTAAATTCAATCAATTATATCTGCAATATTCCATATTAAAGGATAACCCGAACTTCTGCATCATGTACGATAGTATGTTCAGTTATGGCGGTGCTTACAATCCTAAATACAGTTTTGCTGAAGTGTTCTTCAACGGTTATCCATCTATCCTAAGCCACTTCTTGAGCTCTGGCTTAACTGCTGAAGATATTGCCAGAGAGAAAAGACAAACTCTCTATCATTACACCATACCATGGCTACGGAATAATAAAGCAACTGTGACCACTGATGAATTTGAAGGAATCTATACAAAATACTATCACGAAGAACCCTATTATGAGGATGGCTTAGCCATCATGGAAGCAATACGCCAATCATAA
- a CDS encoding transporter substrate-binding domain-containing protein → MKKKFVPGVLMVLLGLVIAGCGNGTKNDAGSAETNGAGAGTKTIVAATSGVSNPFSYEKDGQLTGYDVEVMKAIFKDLPEYKIEVQAIEFEGILTGLDNGRFQLGANNFSSNPERRGKYNFSLPIIENANVFVVRKDDNTLKAIEDLKGYKAVTEVGNSGATLLENYNEANPDAKAEIIYTDENFVKQFEGIEAGKYDVRIISRVSAEKAIKEHGFTNLKVVAFSTENSDPGSYILLSKSADSTLLDTVNKRIKEMYADGTLLKISQEQLGGDYLPKKELME, encoded by the coding sequence ATGAAGAAGAAATTTGTGCCAGGCGTTCTGATGGTGTTGCTCGGGTTGGTCATTGCAGGCTGCGGTAATGGAACTAAGAATGACGCAGGCTCCGCAGAGACAAACGGCGCGGGAGCCGGTACGAAGACCATCGTTGCGGCAACGAGCGGGGTAAGTAACCCTTTTAGCTACGAGAAGGACGGACAGTTGACAGGTTACGATGTGGAAGTAATGAAGGCGATCTTCAAGGACCTTCCGGAATATAAGATAGAGGTTCAGGCGATTGAATTCGAAGGGATTCTGACTGGCCTGGATAATGGCCGTTTCCAGCTGGGGGCGAACAATTTCAGCTCCAACCCCGAGAGACGCGGCAAATACAATTTCTCTCTCCCGATTATCGAGAATGCGAATGTATTCGTAGTCCGCAAGGACGATAACACCCTTAAGGCAATAGAAGACCTGAAGGGCTATAAAGCCGTAACAGAAGTAGGCAACTCCGGTGCCACACTGCTGGAGAATTATAATGAAGCGAACCCGGATGCCAAAGCAGAGATTATCTACACCGACGAGAATTTCGTGAAGCAGTTCGAAGGTATTGAAGCCGGCAAGTACGATGTGCGCATCATTTCCCGTGTCTCTGCCGAGAAGGCCATCAAGGAGCATGGCTTCACCAACCTGAAGGTCGTTGCGTTCTCTACAGAGAACAGTGATCCAGGATCTTATATCCTGCTCTCCAAGTCCGCGGACAGCACCCTGCTGGATACCGTCAATAAGAGAATTAAGGAAATGTATGCGGACGGCACCCTGCTGAAAATTAGCCAAGAGCAGCTTGGCGGCGACTATTTGCCTAAAAAAGAGCTAATGGAGTAA
- a CDS encoding amino acid ABC transporter ATP-binding protein: MIKVSHLSKSFHGNLILDDLSVEIEKGDVVALIGSSGAGKSTFLRALNCLEQADQGMLDLEGFKVDFSTITNKQRLELRKQTAMVFQQFNLFQHRTALDNVKEGLKIVKRMNDREAAQIAQEQLEQVGLADRAHYYPKHLSGGQQQRVGIARALAMNPKLLLLDEPTSALDPELVGEVLQTIKKTAATGQTMILVSHEMSFVYEVANKVLFLDKGKIVEEGTPDQVFNHPKSERAKEFLHNYFRNKSGKSD; the protein is encoded by the coding sequence ATGATTAAGGTAAGCCATTTATCCAAGTCCTTTCACGGCAATCTGATTCTGGATGATCTGTCGGTGGAGATTGAGAAGGGCGATGTCGTAGCCTTGATCGGTTCGTCCGGTGCAGGTAAGTCCACCTTCCTGCGTGCGCTCAACTGCCTGGAGCAGGCGGATCAGGGGATGCTTGATCTCGAAGGCTTCAAGGTCGATTTCAGCACGATCACGAACAAGCAGCGGCTGGAGCTGCGGAAGCAGACGGCGATGGTCTTCCAGCAATTTAATCTGTTCCAGCACCGGACGGCGCTGGATAATGTGAAGGAAGGCCTGAAAATTGTGAAGCGGATGAACGACCGCGAGGCTGCACAGATTGCACAGGAGCAGCTGGAGCAAGTAGGTCTTGCGGACCGGGCGCATTATTATCCGAAGCATCTGTCCGGCGGCCAGCAGCAGCGGGTCGGCATTGCCCGCGCCCTGGCGATGAATCCGAAGCTGCTGCTCCTGGACGAGCCCACCTCGGCGCTTGACCCTGAGCTGGTCGGCGAGGTGCTGCAGACGATCAAGAAGACCGCCGCCACAGGTCAGACGATGATTCTCGTCTCGCATGAGATGAGCTTCGTCTATGAGGTGGCCAACAAGGTGCTTTTCTTGGACAAAGGAAAAATCGTGGAGGAAGGGACGCCGGACCAGGTGTTCAACCATCCGAAGTCCGAGCGGGCCAAGGAGTTTCTGCATAATTATTTCCGCAACAAATCTGGAAAGTCAGATTAG
- a CDS encoding CapA family protein, which translates to MKFLVSGDALFSSSNLDKTMDPELLALLQGADEAFTNAEFVTPRLNTAPAAGRGYQTSVRPKALDEFGKLNIRYVSFANNHTGDYGTQGLVDTIEEAEARSLTPLGVGMSLHEARKPVFVDTADGRIAIITIDVTRSEVFAASNPGNGVPARPGVNPLRWSRTYVVNDQDFSTLKEISERIGIASSMEEGKRIETFKSKSENYYEFGSFFEGYLTFEKGEQSRVKTVAHEQDQQEIYRSIQDAAERSDYVFVSLHTHEGENENWYSDYPAEFIETFARGAVDAGASCVFGHGAHFTRGVELYKGQPIFYNIGSLFMEFEAGESIVSPEMFTAYGYAENEAPSTLHKNRTKDSEGNWQGFYSDRKFSENFLVMFDLSVEDKRFGYELIPIDLRLTHETVTKRGLPVLASDEAAASLVERLNAVSNERYHTEIIYEGRRLTVRPC; encoded by the coding sequence ATGAAATTTCTAGTCTCGGGAGATGCCCTATTCTCCAGCAGTAATTTAGATAAGACGATGGATCCGGAGCTGCTTGCTTTGCTGCAAGGGGCCGATGAAGCTTTTACCAATGCAGAGTTCGTGACCCCGCGCCTGAATACCGCTCCGGCGGCAGGCCGCGGCTACCAGACCAGTGTGCGCCCCAAGGCGCTGGATGAATTCGGGAAGCTCAATATCCGTTATGTGAGCTTTGCGAATAATCACACGGGAGACTACGGGACCCAGGGTCTTGTGGATACGATCGAAGAGGCGGAAGCCCGCAGTCTGACCCCGCTTGGAGTGGGCATGAGCCTGCATGAAGCGCGTAAACCGGTGTTCGTGGATACGGCAGATGGCCGGATCGCCATCATCACTATCGATGTGACGAGAAGCGAAGTATTCGCTGCCTCGAATCCGGGGAACGGCGTTCCAGCCCGTCCGGGGGTCAACCCGCTCCGCTGGTCGCGTACGTATGTCGTGAATGATCAGGACTTCAGCACCTTGAAGGAGATCAGTGAACGCATCGGCATCGCTTCCAGCATGGAGGAAGGCAAGCGGATTGAGACCTTCAAGAGCAAATCGGAGAATTACTATGAATTCGGTTCATTTTTCGAAGGCTATTTAACCTTTGAAAAGGGAGAACAGTCCCGTGTCAAAACGGTAGCGCATGAGCAGGATCAGCAGGAAATCTACCGCAGCATCCAGGATGCTGCGGAGCGCAGTGATTATGTTTTTGTCAGCCTGCACACGCATGAAGGGGAGAATGAGAACTGGTACTCCGATTATCCCGCAGAGTTCATTGAGACCTTCGCGCGGGGGGCGGTGGATGCCGGGGCGAGCTGTGTCTTCGGACATGGTGCCCACTTCACCAGAGGGGTGGAGCTGTATAAGGGCCAGCCTATTTTTTATAACATAGGCAGTCTGTTCATGGAGTTCGAGGCCGGAGAGTCGATTGTATCTCCCGAGATGTTCACCGCCTACGGGTATGCCGAGAATGAAGCTCCATCTACCCTGCATAAGAACAGAACCAAGGACAGCGAAGGGAACTGGCAGGGGTTCTACAGCGACCGCAAGTTCTCCGAGAACTTCCTGGTTATGTTCGATCTTAGTGTGGAGGACAAGCGGTTCGGCTATGAGCTGATTCCGATTGATCTTAGACTCACTCATGAGACGGTGACGAAGCGCGGGCTTCCGGTCCTGGCTTCAGATGAAGCTGCGGCTTCCCTGGTGGAGCGGCTTAATGCGGTAAGCAACGAACGGTATCATACTGAAATTATCTATGAGGGCAGACGGTTGACTGTCAGACCGTGTTAG
- a CDS encoding glycosyltransferase family 2 protein, producing the protein MNQKIKRVLLGSPIHQKPEILQHFLNSLQRLNLNNIELHYYLIDDNRDEASSELLQQFAQSGRTVILESSGYHDDYIRDDNAHAWRISLVWKVAEFKNQMIRHAEAFGYDYLFLIDSDLILHPSTLEQLLSSGKDIISEVFWTQWEPGKLSQPQVWMHDEYNQWEALPGEKLSPEEIKRRLHTFLLKMEEPGIYEVGGLGACTLISIQAIKSGVSYKKIRNLSYWGEDRHFCIRAAALDIPLFVDTHYPALHIYRDSDLDKVEEFVRQSTAMPETEPSEHIGKRNDGEPERSDAEHVVTPAAASRRPKLTLTMIVKNEATRFLRQILEEHRKYIDEAVIIDDGSTDDTAELVKEVLKGIPLKLIHNPVSRFNNESELRKQQWEAVVATGPEWILNLDGDEIFEPGFAEEVDSLLRTENCDLFCFRLYDFWDDNHYREDKYWRAHLRYRPFLVRYRKDFTYLWNNLPQHSGRLPENIWELPHQLSNLRLKHLGWSKLEFRLEKYIRYMQLDPDGKYGWKEQYQSILDEHPILLPWSKQ; encoded by the coding sequence ATGAATCAGAAGATAAAACGGGTCTTGCTGGGCAGTCCGATCCATCAAAAACCGGAAATTTTGCAGCATTTTCTGAATTCTTTGCAGCGCCTGAACCTTAACAATATTGAATTGCATTACTATCTGATTGATGATAATCGGGATGAAGCCTCCAGTGAACTTCTGCAGCAGTTCGCCCAAAGCGGGAGAACAGTCATTCTGGAATCCTCTGGCTACCATGATGACTATATACGCGATGACAATGCCCATGCCTGGCGTATTAGCCTTGTCTGGAAGGTGGCCGAGTTCAAAAATCAGATGATCCGGCATGCGGAAGCTTTCGGCTATGATTATCTGTTTCTGATTGATTCCGATCTCATTCTTCATCCGAGTACACTGGAGCAGTTGCTTAGTTCAGGCAAGGACATTATCTCTGAAGTGTTCTGGACCCAATGGGAGCCGGGCAAATTGTCCCAGCCGCAGGTATGGATGCATGATGAGTATAACCAATGGGAAGCGTTACCGGGAGAAAAACTCTCACCTGAAGAGATCAAGCGCCGCCTTCATACATTTCTGCTGAAGATGGAGGAACCGGGAATTTATGAAGTCGGCGGACTTGGCGCCTGCACCTTAATCAGCATCCAGGCCATCAAGTCTGGTGTTAGTTACAAGAAAATCCGTAATCTCTCGTATTGGGGAGAGGATCGCCATTTCTGTATCCGTGCAGCGGCACTTGATATTCCTCTCTTCGTAGATACCCATTATCCGGCTTTGCATATATACAGAGACAGTGATCTTGATAAAGTTGAGGAGTTCGTACGGCAGTCAACGGCAATGCCTGAGACGGAGCCAAGTGAGCATATTGGGAAAAGGAATGATGGAGAGCCAGAGCGGAGCGATGCGGAACATGTTGTCACCCCGGCAGCGGCCTCGCGCCGGCCCAAGCTGACTCTAACGATGATAGTTAAGAATGAAGCCACAAGGTTCCTGCGGCAGATTCTGGAGGAGCACCGCAAATATATCGACGAGGCCGTTATTATCGATGATGGCAGCACAGATGACACAGCGGAATTAGTCAAGGAGGTTCTTAAGGGAATTCCGCTTAAGCTGATTCATAATCCGGTCTCCCGCTTCAACAATGAATCCGAGCTGCGTAAACAGCAGTGGGAGGCGGTGGTTGCGACTGGGCCGGAATGGATTCTTAATCTGGATGGGGATGAGATATTTGAACCCGGCTTTGCCGAAGAAGTGGACTCCTTGCTGAGAACGGAGAACTGCGACCTATTCTGCTTCCGCCTTTACGATTTCTGGGATGACAACCATTACCGCGAGGATAAGTACTGGCGGGCCCACCTGAGATACCGGCCGTTCCTGGTCCGCTACCGCAAAGACTTCACCTACCTCTGGAATAATCTCCCGCAACACTCCGGGCGGCTGCCAGAGAATATTTGGGAATTGCCCCATCAGCTGAGCAACCTGCGCCTGAAGCATCTTGGCTGGTCAAAGCTGGAATTCCGGCTGGAGAAGTATATACGGTATATGCAACTGGACCCGGACGGCAAGTACGGCTGGAAGGAGCAATATCAGTCCATTCTTGATGAACATCCCATTCTGTTGCCTTGGAGCAAACAGTAA